TGATAAGCTATcgagaagctcaaacaaacatgtCTGAAAAAGCGTTGCAAGGTTCAGATGAATCTATGACAAAATGTGCAGTGTTCTCTGCACTGGGCAATGCAGCCACGCAAGGTTCAGAGGCCGTGTTTGTTTCCGCGGTTGCGGGCAGCGCGTATCGCAGCCGTGCGGTCTGGTACGGCGGCGATTTTTCCGCGGTCGCGTTTTCGCGGCCCGCAGTTCCAATCCCGCCGCGGGATTGaagccccggccgccgcgcgccgttcGGTGCGATTCTTCGATTTCGTTGAACGCCGCCACGGAGAACGCGGTTCCAAACGCTCCCGGAGTTGCTTTCCCTGTTCAGCCTACTGTGACTCTTTGGCTGTGAGCTTAGCTGTGATAGTGATGACTTGCTGCACAGAGCTTGAGCTGAGAGGCCGGCGTGCATGGcggtcgccggccggccagTCACGAGCCTATGCAAAGCATGCATTGAACACAGTCACGGCATACAAGCGGCTCGAGTGGAGATCAGAGAGGCCGCCGAATGCTTTCAGCAGAGAAGTAGAAAAGAATGTAATGGCAGGCCCATCTCACCGAACTCATGGGCCGAGGACGAGTAGCCCACGACCATAATAGCACTAACTAGCAGCATCAAGCCCACGAAGGTCAACCACTTCAGATCATCCAACGGCTGCAAAAGCGAGATCCAACGGCTGCGAAACCTTTCCGTTGAACAAGGGCTATTGCCTGCGCGGGCACCACCAGCGACAGCCGCCGACTctgtcctctcctctccctccaaaTTCCTTAAACCCTAGCAGCGGCGcccgccacctcgccggcgccgtcgacgacgaTTACGAGGAGCGCGGGATAGGGCTCCGGCGGCCGCTTTGAGTATGGCGGCGAACCATGGCGCGGGGACGCTCAAGTCCACCTCCATCAACGGGGTCAAGCTCTACTCGCTCACCGGCAACCGCTACGTCGCCCCCTGGGTACTCGCCAAGAAGAAGCGCGCCCTCCGCAAGGACGAAGGTGCCTCTCCCGCACCACCCCGCCGCGAATCTTCTCCATTGTTGTGGGATTAGTGCGGGAAGTTTTGCGGTCGCTGTTGATTCATCGCGCCTCTTGTTTTCGTTGTTTGGGTGTAGAGTATCAGCGGAGGTTGGATTTGATCCATGACCTGAGGTTCGAGACCGCCACCACCAAGATCAAGCTCACCCCTGATGACCAGTACGTGATCGCCTCAGGTGTGTCTAGCTTAATGGCTATGTTTAGCTTAATTTATTCATAATAGGCAATGTGGCATACTTATTTCTCTTGCTTATATGCTAGGCATCTACCCGCCACAAGTTAAAGTCTATGAGTTGAAGGAATTGTCTATGAAGTTTGAGAGGCACTTGATTTCAGAAATCATAGATTTCCAGGTAGTCCTAGTGAAGCACATTTATTTTGTAATATTGAACAATGCCTTGCCATATTCCATTCCAGAATTCACAGGCTTGTATGTTGATTCATGGTCGAGTAGTCACCATCATTGAGTAGTTGGCTGCTTTAATAGTTAATTGATTTCTGTGAGGTTCGTCTCTGTTCATTTTATATTGATGCTCGACTTATTCTGGCCACTCAATTATTTACCTTTTGACCGCAGCATTCCTCTGTACTTAACTAACATTCCATTTCACAGTAACTTCATCGACATATACACCCCCTACATGTTCTGTGTCATACCACATTCTTTTTCTGCACCTGACACTATGGAATTCTATATAGTAGTGTTTTTTCGATTTCCCTATAAATAGTAGAAGTGACTTTGAGGGGTGACAAAGGAGAAAGATGGGCTGTTTATCTTGTGCCAAGGAAGTTAAcattatataatatatattacATAGTTAGTTAAAATTGTTACTGTTTCTTCATGGAATGTGTAGCGGGTTACTAATTGATGCATTAAACACAGGAAAAAAGCTGCTCGAAATATCCTAATATGCTTATGGATGCCCACATTTGTTCCCTAACAAGTTTGGTTGTTTCTTTCTTCAGATCCTTGGTGATGACTATTCTAAACTTGCGTTTTTGTGTGCTGATCGTTCTGTAAATCTGCACGCAAAATATGGAAGCCATTATAGCTTGAGAATTCCAAGGTTAGCATGAGTGCAAACATACTTTTATATCATATGACTTGGTCTTATCTATGCATTTCTCATCTAGTTCCACACTCTGTGCAGTAGTAACATGTACTTGTCACCTACCTGGGTATCTTTAGGAAACTATTAATTATTTTGGCATTAAAAGTCATTCTGTATTAAGTTAATACATAGTGTATTTGTTCTCATAATCTTCGTCTAAACAGAGAAGTCTGTTATTTGATGATAACATCTAATACTAGGGaatcaataaaaaaatttatagACATACCTCTTCCAAATATCAATCTCACATATTTCGAATGTCTATAATGATTTCGTTGACAGAATGGGAAGGGGCATGGCCTACGATTGCTGGTCGTGCGACTTGCTATGCGCTGCTTCATCACCAGATCTGTACAGAATCAACTTAGAGCAGGTCTACTTTCATTACTTAGTTAGTCATATACATTTGAGTAATTTGTTTATCTTTAGTGACTCAGCAAAATATCatatttataattttatttgACACCTAATACAGAATCAGGATTCTCATAAACTTAAGCAGATTATTTTGAATGGAGTTCCACCTAACATACATTCTATTTGATATTGGTGATATTAATTCTGGTTGTGCCTGCACTAAATACACAGTCCTTCTGTTGGTTTAAATAGGACACAAAACCAGAATGATGCCTTTTTCGTTCTTGCTATTCGCTTTCAGTCTTTCTAGATAAAATATTTATTTGCACATTTTTAAATGCACTTCTTGCAGGGACGATTCCTTGCTTCTCTTTCCTCCCAATCACCAGCAATAAATGCGGTTACACGAAGGTAGTCATTCTTTATTAACTTACATGTCTCGCAGGTGATATTAATATCAAGTATTGTTAACTTCTTGATTTTCTTGCGGTGCTCACAGTATGGTCCATGGGCTTGTCGCTTGTGGTGGTGAGGATGGTGCAGTTGAGTGCTTTGATATGAGGAAAAAGTCTTCTGTTGGCAGGATTAATATTCCAGCTGTTTCTTCTGAAGATTATGATCAGGTATCATGTTTTTCTTCAATAGAGACTCATACACTgatgttttactttttgcaACTGGGTCTCACATTTGAAACTGCAGGAGGTCACATCTTTGCAGTTTGACGAAGATCAAGGATACCTTATGGCAGTAGGGAGCAGCACGGGAAAGGTATGGTTTGTTGTTACCTGATTTCTCGTTTGATTTCATTTCTCGGCCTAGTTATTTTCACTGAGTATCAAGTTTGCAGTTTTTATTATATTCACTACCTCCTGTATAGCTAAGAAATGTTGGTGTTTTGCAATATGCATAGCAAATTTTACAGTATCTCTGTCCTTGGAATGGTTTATGTGGTTTCACTTCATCTATGTTTGTTTCCTGCTCTGAATTTATGTAAATAACATTTCTTCTATTCTGTAACTATCTGTGGTGgctactccatccatcccaaaataTAAGGCGCGCACATATTTCAATATTCAAATTCGTaatctttgaccaacaattagtctaacaatatgaaaaaaatttggctgttttgttgagtttggcATATTTCAATATTTATTGAGTTTGGCTGTTTTGTATCACAACAATATGCAGTTGGCTAATCTAATGGTGTTTTGAGACCTTTTTATATATAGAACCAAAATATTTGTCTCTTTATATCTTCATGCAACCAAGTCTTTTAAAATTATGATTTTTATGCAATACACTTAAAACAAATTTGGGATTTTCTGCAGATATCAATATATGATCTACGCATGTCTTCTCCTCTGCGAGTTAAGGATCACATGTAAGTTCTGTATTTCTTCATGTGAAGACGGGTTTCCAGCTCATTATCAATAGTCAATTAGACTATTTTCATTGGAATTTCATCTCACTAGATGGAGACTTCCTACTATATTTGTTCAGTACAAATGGGGTCGTACCTTTACTGATTGTCCCTTTCCCATATCATATCATTCTGGCTGCATTCcacccattttttttttcagttctaTTATATAACTGCCACACTTGAGTTATATTGTACCTTTTGCGGACCATGTCATTAATGTTATTTTTCTATTACAGGTACGGTAGTCCAATATTAAATATCAAGTGGCACCAGACACTTAATTCTACTGAACCTAAACTTATCACCGCTGATAAGCACATAGTGAGAGTTTGGGATCCTAATACAGTGAGTTCTTTCTTTCCCGAAACTTCTATATTCTTTATTTCATGGTGTGATCACACAACCATATCAGTGTTGATATGAGTTTGAAGCAAACTAAGACTTTGCAGATATTTGATGTGCCGCTGGATGTTTGTTTGCTCGACATGTCTTTAAGGCTATGTCCTTAAAGGCTTCAACCAAATTTCTGTTATGTTGCAGAAATTTGGTTGAAGCCTTTAAGGTCATAGCCTTAAAGAAATCTCAAGTGTCAAATAGAAATATAGAATGCTGAGTAGTTTTGATCCCTGCTTGACCCTTGCTTTTAACTCAGTTCTTGGACTTGGGAACTCGCATTTGTTAGGCAAACCAAATAGTGTGGGTTTAGAAATATATGGCCTTTTGAATTATGATCATAATATGCCATGCTGTTTTAAATGACATATCAATATTTATATGGGCTGTCGTAATCCATTATGAACTCTATAGTTCCTTAACTTCATACTCCTTCTGTGGTTTCAGGTTTGATGTATGACTTTCTGATACACATTTTCATGGTTTGATGTTCTTTGATGGATGATGGCTTCAATCTTTCTTTCAGGGAAATAACATGACTAGCATTGAACCAGATGGTGGTGCTATCAATGATGTCTGCATCTTCCGGAATAGTGGTTTAGTGTTATTAGCTCTGGATAATAGCCAGATACCTGCCCACTTTATTCCTGCACTCGGCCCGGCTCCAAAGTGGTGTTCACATCTTGATAACCTAACTGTGCGTGAGACTACTTCAATTGCTTTGTGATAGTTAGTTTTTAGTAATCCTTGGCTAAGCAATTCATTCTTTGCGTTACTTTTATATAGGAGGAGATGGAAGAGAAATCAGATAGCAGAGTGTATGATGAATACAAGTTTCTGACTAAAGAAGAGATGGAGCGACTGAATCTGACTCAATACATTGGCACCAATGCTGTAAGAGTACATTTACATGGATTTATCGTGCGTTATGAACTATATAAGAAGGTAAATCTGGTTTTttatatacatatttttttgaGCTTTTCTTTAGAATGTACATTTTGACGGATATATATTCTTTGAGCTGTAATCTACTTTAACTTGGAAATTGAAGTAGGTTTGCTGTCAACTAGATGCTTGAATTTGTAACCTGAAGGCATTTTCTTTTGTGAATGTACTAGTTGATTCTTTGCAATATAAATCTCTGTTCAGTACTGGCTGAGTACAACTCAGGATCTAATGGTTGAAATTACCTGAATGGAAAGCTCATTAATGCATCTGATGATTTAGCTGCGTGGTTGTACTTAAGTTGTACTCTCAAGTACTGCTGCATGCATAGTTAGGCATCTAACTGTATAGTTGAACTCCATCATGGACTGGCTTTAGTCCGTTTCTGTACAGTCGATTGGGTTAAAGAAAAGACACTTGAGACATGGTATTTACTAGTATTATATTTTTTGCAGCAACAGGCAGCAGCTGCTCCTGTTGACTATAAGGCACTTAGAGAACAGATGacgaaaaagaaaatagaagaaaagcaAAAATCTCGTATAACGGTAAGTTTGCTCACCTGCTTATTTGTATTATAAGCTTTTCATACCATACCATACCCTACCCTGATGAACGTCaaagtttttctttcttttttctcatgCAGCGAGTCGTCAGGATACCAAAGGTTAACAGGCAGATTTTCGACAGTATAATTGAAGACGAAATGAATGCTGATACAGAGAATGCTGATAAATCAagtaagaagaagaaggatagAAGACTTAAAGTGAATAAGGATCTATTGGAAGATGAACGGTTCAAAGAAATGTTTGAGAATAAGGTGGGAACTCTACTGCTGCTTTTGTCAGTAATGTATGGCAAATTTTAGCCTGGCAGTAATATATGAAATCAAATCCAATATATATTTCATCCCTTTACCTTGATTTTTACCTGATCTCGTGCTTCCCTTTATGCTTGTGGTGATACAGCTGTTTTGTTTTAGCGTATGAAGCTTCTGTGTCCTCATTCTTACTTGCATTTCTGATAACCTATGCTGCctcttggagttgtgtttccTTAGCCACACTTAACCTTATATAAGAACTGAATGTGGAGAGGTTTCAGCTGTCATTAGCCATATTGTGTGTCTAACTTCATACGGTGGCCCACTACAACTTGAATCTTGTTCTACTTATGCTCTTTAATCATTCATGAGTTTGTAAGCTAATTAATGCTATATTATCAATGGTAATTGATTTCTTCTCCCATTGATTTGGCAGGATTTCCAAATTGATGAAGAATCAAGGGAATACCTTGCACTTCATCCTCAAGTGGCCACCAAGGAGCCCCGCCTAATTGAAGAGCATTTTGAGAGTGTTAGCGAAGATGAGCAACAATCAGATGCTAGTGCATCTGATGCATCAGGAATGTCTGACAGTGACAATGACATGCATAATTCAAAGCGTATAAGGTGAGCTTACATCATTTTGGTGAACTGCGCATGTGCCCTAGAGTTTTCAGATTTTCTTGTGTGCATATGTACTGATGTGCACAGGGTGCAATTTTTATTCTTAACTATACCATTTGGTTGTACCCTGGGTGCATATTTTCCATCTTTTTAAGCTGTAGGATAGCACATTTAAGCTTTATTTATTGTATAAGCATATGTCTTGCTTTAAGCTCGTGCATTTCTAAGCTGATTGGCTCGTGGCTTCCTATTGCATTTTTAAACTGAGTGATTCTTTCCTCCCTACTGCATTTGTAAACTGGGGCTAGACTCTTTTGTTGCATTTTATGCGCACTGTATTGTACTGGTACATCGAAGATGTAACTATGGCTTTCTATGTTTCAGGTTATACGAAGTCAAGGATGAACGGCACGCTGAAGCATTTCTGAATAGCGCGTCCCTATCTAATGAGGACTCTGTGCCCATAGAGGATAGGATAGCTGCTCTGGAAAAGCAACAGAACTCCAAAGCACTTGAAAAGGTCAAGTATGGACCTGGTGGTTCAAGAGAGATCTCGTTCATCTCTAGAAGCGGAAGAAGGCACAAGGAAGAATCGCCTAGCGATGATGAAGGACCAAATGATTTCAAGAGGAGAGGTGTACAAGCCCTGGGGTTGAAGCAGGGCAAAGCTGAGTTCTATATGTTTGGTGGAAATCGTGGCAGAGGAAGAGGCGGAGCCAGAGGGAGGGGTGGTCGTGGAAGAGGCGGCAGGGGTGGTAGGGGCAGGGGCAGAGGATGAGCTGTGATTTGGTTTCCGAGGTGTAGGGCCATCACTGTGCCATCCTGCCTTCTCCACGGTTTTGGTAAACTTAAAAATGGGAATATTTCCCTGGGAGTTGACTCACACAAGAGTGGTTCACATTTAGCTGGTGAAAAGTGCCGGGGTGTTGTAATACACTGTAAGAGTACAAATTGACTGCATCCGGGTAAAACGTGGTACTCAAAAGCCTATTCCTTTACAATAGGCATAGCAGTGAGTTCGGTACTTCAAAATTTTGTAGTTAGAGTAGTTAGATAATTTAATTTCTCTTCTGGTCAATCTTGTATTGGATTTGCCCCGTAAAAGAGATACGGTGTGCTGTGTTTTCTAAATTGTCGCTTGGACAAGTGTGTTGCTGGATGCCTGGTATGATATGACCGTGGATTTATTTTACCAGGTGGGAACAATTATGGCATTTTTTCGTCCCAATCATGCTTGGACGGGCTCCAAAGAGAGAACCGACGTGCTAAATGTGACGGCATTGTTGAGACTTGAGGGTTTATGCTACGCTGCCAAATTATTCACTAAGAAAAATACCAACACAAATGTAATTTGTTTGATCATTACTccttccctccgttccaaattataagtcattccaactttcttggagagtcaaaacatctcaactttgaccaaattatagagaagatcacaaaagtttatggcaccgaatagatatactatgaaaatatatttagtgaagaaactaatggtatctatttggtatcatgaatgttagtactttattgtataaatttggtataaatttggtcaaatttaatttggaacggagggagtatttggtTATTAGTATTCGTCGCACTCCATTTCCAGCTTCCCTAGCAAGGAATGGTAACCTGATCACCGAAGCGATGTCGAAAGAGAAGTGGGTCCACATGGTCAGTGTCTTACTCCCACACCCGTAGATTTCCAAGAGAAAACCCTCTCGCATCTAAACCCTTCCCACCGatcactcgccgccgccgccaccggtatCTCACTCGCCTCCCCCTCAtcccctccttccctcctcGAATCGAACGCTTCCGGTGTCCGgattccctgatcggttgtgcTGGCAggacgcagccgccgccgccgccgccgcgatgctGTCCCTGTCGAGGGCGCTCGGGAGGCGCCTCTTCTCTTCCGCTGCCGCGGCGTCCGagtccgccgcggccgcgtcgaCGTCAGCGGTGAGGAAGGCGCAGAACCCGCTCGAGGAGTTCTTCGAGGTCGAGCGGAGCACCGAGGAGGACAAGCCCCCTCCCCACTACGGTATCCATTCCCTCCCCTACCTCCCGCCGCTTGCGCCTCGTTATAGACCAGTGTTGCGGCTCGCAGATTCGCTGCGGTTAGATCTAGATTTTTTTCGTTGATCGGTAGTGGTTAGCGGTAGATGGTGGAGCACACCATCCCATTGATTGTGTTGGATTGCAATTTTGTCCCTGATACGAGTTCAGATTAGCCAAATTATATGCCAAAACTCATTTGCATATCCATTATTATGGCAAATTATATGCCATTAAGTTGTTCTTTTAGAAATTAACAGTGTTGCATACTCAGGCTGTGTTTCATATCTGAATCTCGAGTTAGGATTAAGGTAGTATGTGTGCTTCTATTTGTTCCTTCGATAAAACACTAGACATTCCTGAAGATTATGTCTTGTGGGGAAGTTCCCATGCTTATGTATAGTGTTGCCAAAACCGGCTTTGTTTGCTCTGGAGTCAATTATGGGCTGCTGTTGCTTGTGCACATGTAACACTTAAAATATGAGCATATCTGCGTGTAGCTGAGAGGGTTTCTTCAATAGCAATACTGAAATGGTTGTACCTTCT
Above is a genomic segment from Setaria viridis chromosome 4, Setaria_viridis_v4.0, whole genome shotgun sequence containing:
- the LOC117853207 gene encoding uncharacterized protein isoform X1; translated protein: MAANHGAGTLKSTSINGVKLYSLTGNRYVAPWVLAKKKRALRKDEEYQRRLDLIHDLRFETATTKIKLTPDDQYVIASGIYPPQVKVYELKELSMKFERHLISEIIDFQILGDDYSKLAFLCADRSVNLHAKYGSHYSLRIPRMGRGMAYDCWSCDLLCAASSPDLYRINLEQGRFLASLSSQSPAINAVTRSMVHGLVACGGEDGAVECFDMRKKSSVGRINIPAVSSEDYDQEVTSLQFDEDQGYLMAVGSSTGKISIYDLRMSSPLRVKDHMYGSPILNIKWHQTLNSTEPKLITADKHIVRVWDPNTGNNMTSIEPDGGAINDVCIFRNSGLVLLALDNSQIPAHFIPALGPAPKWCSHLDNLTEEMEEKSDSRVYDEYKFLTKEEMERLNLTQYIGTNAVRVHLHGFIVRYELYKKQQAAAAPVDYKALREQMTKKKIEEKQKSRITRVVRIPKVNRQIFDSIIEDEMNADTENADKSSKKKKDRRLKVNKDLLEDERFKEMFENKDFQIDEESREYLALHPQVATKEPRLIEEHFESVSEDEQQSDASASDASGMSDSDNDMHNSKRIRLYEVKDERHAEAFLNSASLSNEDSVPIEDRIAALEKQQNSKALEKVKYGPGGSREISFISRSGRRHKEESPSDDEGPNDFKRRGVQALGLKQGKAEFYMFGGNRGRGRGGARGRGGRGRGGRGGRGRGRG
- the LOC117853207 gene encoding uncharacterized protein isoform X2 → MAANHGAGTLKSTSINGVKLYSLTGNRYVAPWVLAKKKRALRKDEEYQRRLDLIHDLRFETATTKIKLTPDDQYVIASGIYPPQVKVYELKELSMKFERHLISEIIDFQILGDDYSKLAFLCADRSVNLHAKYGSHYSLRIPRMGRGMAYDCWSCDLLCAASSPDLYRINLEQGRFLASLSSQSPAINAVTRSMVHGLVACGGEDGAVECFDMRKKSSVGRINIPAVSSEDYDQEVTSLQFDEDQGYLMAVGSSTGKISIYDLRMSSPLRVKDHMYGSPILNIKWHQTLNSTEPKLITADKHIVRVWDPNTGNNMTSIEPDGGAINDVCIFRNSGLVLLALDNSQIPAHFIPALGPAPKWCSHLDNLTEEMEEKSDSRVYDEYKFLTKEEMERLNLTQYIGTNAVRVHLHGFIVRYELYKKAAAAPVDYKALREQMTKKKIEEKQKSRITRVVRIPKVNRQIFDSIIEDEMNADTENADKSSKKKKDRRLKVNKDLLEDERFKEMFENKDFQIDEESREYLALHPQVATKEPRLIEEHFESVSEDEQQSDASASDASGMSDSDNDMHNSKRIRLYEVKDERHAEAFLNSASLSNEDSVPIEDRIAALEKQQNSKALEKVKYGPGGSREISFISRSGRRHKEESPSDDEGPNDFKRRGVQALGLKQGKAEFYMFGGNRGRGRGGARGRGGRGRGGRGGRGRGRG